A region of Subdoligranulum variabile DNA encodes the following proteins:
- a CDS encoding helix-turn-helix domain-containing protein: MDAKAFGSFLAETRKAKGLTQSALAEQLHVTDKAVSRWERGLGFPDINTLEPLAAALGLTLAQLMHADPGDGEDAGQSLEDFFALLVPGRIQWISVANAIFWLTIGLALWIQLVLPFQVAVQWHPEENGILTPSLTMPKPVVCLICIALSALVTQICKAAEHGFFMHSFFIWGRAFHSRLFSWLELALHLWYTWMSLCPPFVEAMILLFN, from the coding sequence ATGGATGCAAAAGCATTTGGCTCTTTTTTGGCTGAGACCCGCAAAGCCAAAGGCCTGACCCAGAGTGCATTGGCAGAGCAATTGCACGTGACCGACAAGGCAGTCAGCCGCTGGGAACGAGGATTGGGCTTTCCCGATATCAACACGCTGGAGCCCCTTGCAGCGGCCCTGGGGCTGACGCTGGCTCAGCTGATGCATGCAGATCCCGGCGACGGGGAGGACGCTGGTCAGTCCCTGGAAGATTTTTTTGCCTTACTCGTTCCAGGGCGTATTCAGTGGATATCCGTTGCCAACGCCATTTTCTGGCTGACCATCGGACTAGCTCTTTGGATTCAGCTGGTCCTGCCCTTTCAGGTCGCCGTGCAATGGCATCCGGAAGAAAACGGTATCCTTACGCCAAGCCTGACCATGCCCAAACCGGTTGTCTGCCTTATATGCATCGCGCTCAGTGCTTTGGTAACGCAGATCTGTAAAGCAGCAGAGCATGGTTTCTTTATGCATTCATTTTTTATCTGGGGAAGGGCTTTTCATTCCCGCCTTTTTTCCTGGTTGGAACTTGCCCTTCATCTGTGGTATACCTGGATGTCCCTGTGCCCTCCATTCGTGGAAGCAATGATTCTTTTGTTTAATTAA
- a CDS encoding anti-sigma factor antagonist (This anti-anti-sigma factor, or anti-sigma factor antagonist, belongs to a family that includes characterized members SpoIIAA, RsbV, RsfA, and RsfB.): MAKVCFVPGSGTLAAYLSGEIDHHAAQSLRREIDAQVDDRLPELLTLDFSGVTFMDSSGVGLILGRDRHIASLGGRLTVQNPPPAVRRMLDLARITYA, from the coding sequence ATGGCGAAGGTGTGTTTTGTGCCGGGCAGCGGCACGTTGGCTGCCTATCTCAGCGGCGAAATCGACCATCATGCCGCGCAGTCGCTGCGGCGGGAAATTGACGCCCAGGTGGATGATCGGTTGCCGGAGTTGCTGACGCTGGATTTTTCCGGCGTTACATTTATGGACTCGTCCGGTGTGGGGCTGATTCTGGGGCGGGACCGGCACATTGCTTCCCTGGGAGGAAGGCTGACTGTACAGAACCCACCGCCTGCCGTGCGACGTATGTTGGATTTGGCCCGTATTACCTATGCCTGA
- a CDS encoding sigma-70 family RNA polymerase sigma factor, whose protein sequence is MPAQSIELLPRAEFIEKNLGLVHACAGRFKGRGIEYEELYAAGCLGLVKACDGFDTSRGVCFSTYAVPVILGEIKKLFRDGGTVKVSRSLKELSLKINAERERCLKKTGQEPGVTQLAEILQTTPEQIALAIRASLPAISLTPTDEEDGQREWDVPVDSPEESLSDRIGLAEVMEKLSPTDRQMIRLRFFGGRTQSETARVLGTTQVQISRRERKVLKWMRAELLGESLPAL, encoded by the coding sequence ATGCCTGCACAAAGCATCGAGCTGCTGCCGCGCGCGGAATTTATTGAAAAGAATCTGGGGCTGGTTCATGCCTGCGCCGGACGTTTCAAGGGCCGCGGCATTGAATACGAGGAACTCTATGCGGCGGGGTGTCTGGGGCTGGTGAAAGCTTGCGATGGGTTTGATACAAGCCGCGGAGTATGTTTCTCCACCTATGCGGTGCCGGTGATCCTTGGGGAGATCAAAAAGCTGTTCCGGGACGGCGGCACGGTCAAGGTCAGCCGATCTCTCAAAGAGCTGAGCCTGAAAATTAACGCCGAACGGGAACGCTGTCTCAAAAAGACCGGTCAGGAACCTGGTGTGACCCAGCTGGCAGAAATCCTGCAGACCACGCCGGAGCAGATTGCATTGGCCATCCGTGCATCCTTGCCGGCCATCTCCTTGACCCCTACCGACGAGGAAGATGGGCAGAGAGAATGGGACGTTCCGGTGGACTCCCCGGAAGAGAGCCTGTCGGATCGCATCGGCCTGGCGGAAGTGATGGAAAAGCTGTCCCCGACGGACCGCCAGATGATTCGACTTCGCTTTTTTGGAGGGAGAACCCAAAGCGAAACAGCCAGGGTTCTCGGGACAACCCAGGTACAGATATCCCGGCGGGAACGCAAAGTTCTCAAATGGATGCGGGCGGAACTGTTAGGGGAAAGTTTGCCTGCGTTATAA
- the spoIIAB gene encoding anti-sigma F factor, producing MKMLNQVKITFASRSVNEGFARAALAAFLVQLDPTVPQLADLKTAVSEAVTNCIVHAYPDSIGPVTMTAGLYEGGLVRITISDRGVGIEDVQKAMEPMFTTGDPSERAGLGFAVMQSFMDKVRASSTPGKGTRVTLTKRLAPRD from the coding sequence ATGAAAATGCTCAATCAAGTGAAGATTACGTTTGCCAGCCGTTCTGTCAATGAGGGATTTGCCCGGGCGGCGCTGGCTGCATTTTTGGTGCAGCTGGACCCCACGGTACCACAGCTGGCTGATTTGAAGACGGCTGTGTCCGAGGCGGTTACCAACTGTATTGTACATGCCTATCCGGATTCCATTGGTCCTGTCACGATGACGGCAGGGCTGTATGAAGGCGGCTTGGTTCGCATCACCATCAGTGACCGTGGCGTGGGGATTGAGGATGTTCAAAAAGCAATGGAGCCGATGTTTACCACCGGAGATCCATCGGAGCGAGCGGGGTTGGGGTTTGCAGTAATGCAAAGCTTTATGGACAAAGTCCGGGCTTCCTCCACCCCGGGCAAGGGGACGCGCGTTACCCTGACCAAGAGGCTGGCGCCCCGCGATTGA
- a CDS encoding aldo/keto reductase, whose product MIIQETYRLPNGVAIPKLGLGTWFIEDQEAAEAVRAAIAQGYRLIDTAQAYGNERGVGEGVRTRGMPRDQIFVTSKVAAEAKTYESAARSIEETLSKMGLDYLDLMIIHSPQPWAEFREEKRYFHENKEVWRALEDAYQAGKLRAIGVSNFLQDDLDHLLSDCRVAPMVNQILLHITNTDLDLLKYCRQKNILVEAYSPIAHGKALENPAVTKMAEKYGVSPAQLCIRYAVQLGTVALPKTANPAHMRSNASVDFVIADADMETLMTLKKIESYGEFDVFPVFSGKHLS is encoded by the coding sequence ATGATTATACAAGAAACATACCGCCTTCCCAATGGTGTTGCTATTCCCAAACTGGGATTGGGAACCTGGTTTATCGAAGATCAGGAGGCTGCCGAGGCCGTGCGCGCGGCGATTGCCCAGGGGTACCGCCTGATAGATACGGCTCAGGCATATGGCAACGAGCGAGGCGTAGGCGAGGGCGTGCGGACCCGCGGTATGCCGCGTGATCAGATTTTTGTTACCAGCAAGGTTGCCGCAGAAGCCAAAACCTATGAGAGCGCTGCGCGCTCCATCGAGGAGACCCTGAGCAAAATGGGGCTGGATTATCTGGATCTGATGATCATCCACAGCCCTCAGCCCTGGGCAGAGTTCCGGGAGGAAAAACGCTATTTCCATGAAAATAAGGAAGTCTGGCGTGCCCTGGAGGATGCTTACCAGGCGGGCAAGCTGCGGGCTATCGGTGTATCCAATTTCCTGCAGGATGATCTGGATCATCTGTTGTCGGATTGCCGTGTGGCACCGATGGTTAATCAGATCCTGCTGCATATTACCAACACAGACCTTGACCTGCTGAAGTACTGCCGGCAAAAAAATATTCTTGTGGAGGCATACTCTCCCATTGCCCACGGAAAAGCCCTGGAAAATCCGGCGGTTACGAAAATGGCAGAAAAGTACGGCGTCTCACCGGCTCAATTGTGCATCCGGTATGCGGTTCAGTTGGGAACGGTGGCATTGCCCAAGACCGCCAACCCAGCCCATATGCGGAGTAATGCATCGGTGGATTTCGTCATTGCAGATGCCGATATGGAGACGTTGATGACGCTGAAAAAGATTGAAAGCTACGGCGAGTTTGACGTGTTTCCTGTGTTCAGCGGCAAACATCTGTCTTAA
- a CDS encoding HD domain-containing protein: MEAGITREQAWTLLREYNQEPFHLQHALTVEAVMRWFANELGYGEDADFWALCGLLHDVDFERYPEQHCTKAAEILPAAGASEALTHAVCCHGYGLCSDVKPEHEMEKVLFATDELTGLIGAAAKMRPSKSCTDMELSSLKKKFKDKKFAAGCSRDVIRQGAEMLGWELDTLLDKTLQAMRASEAEIRTAMEAQ; this comes from the coding sequence ATGGAAGCAGGTATCACACGGGAACAGGCCTGGACCCTGCTGCGGGAATATAACCAGGAACCTTTTCATCTGCAGCATGCCCTGACGGTGGAAGCCGTCATGCGGTGGTTCGCCAACGAATTGGGCTATGGAGAGGATGCAGATTTCTGGGCGCTGTGTGGCCTTTTGCACGACGTGGATTTTGAGCGCTATCCCGAGCAGCACTGCACCAAAGCTGCCGAGATCCTGCCCGCTGCCGGCGCCAGTGAGGCGCTGACCCACGCGGTGTGCTGCCACGGGTATGGCCTGTGCAGCGACGTCAAGCCGGAACACGAGATGGAAAAGGTGCTGTTTGCCACCGATGAACTCACGGGTCTGATCGGCGCCGCCGCCAAGATGCGCCCCAGCAAGAGCTGCACCGATATGGAGCTGTCCAGCCTGAAAAAGAAGTTCAAGGACAAGAAGTTTGCCGCCGGCTGTTCCCGGGATGTGATCCGTCAGGGTGCCGAAATGCTGGGCTGGGAACTGGACACCCTGCTGGACAAGACTTTGCAGGCCATGCGCGCCAGTGAAGCGGAAATCCGCACAGCGATGGAAGCTCAGTAA
- a CDS encoding valine--tRNA ligase → MPKELAKQYAPQGAEDRIYQNWCDKGYFHTQIDRSKKPFTIVMPPPNVTGQLHMGHAMDETWQDILTRYKRMQGYAALWVPGTDHASIATEAKVVAKMREEGLTKEMVGRDGFLERAWAWKNTYGNRIVSQLKKLGCSCDWQRERFTMDEGCSDAVKEVFVRLYNKGLIYRGNRMVNWCPHCNTSISDAEVEYEAKEGSFWHLLYKVKETGEMLELATTRPETMLGDTAVAINADDPRYAHLHGCHVILPLLDREIPIVCDEHADMEKGTGVVKITPAHDPNDFEVGKRHNLPMIRVLTYDGHMTGAADKAAVDAEKAAGRAAADEPDVLDCGKYAGMTAMEARKAILADLEACGALKETESLTHDVGTCYRCHSVIEPMVSKQWFVKMEPLAGPAIEAVEKGDIKFVPERFTKNYINWMKGGRDWCISRQLWWGHQIPAWYCDDCGETVVAKEAPSVCPKCGSTHLTQDPDTLDTWFSSALWPFSTLGWPDENAPDYNYFYPTNTLVTGYDIIGFWVSRMIFSGLAYTGKAPFDTVLIHGIVRDSQGRKMSKSLGNGIDPLEVIDQYGADALRMMLIVGSTAGNDMRYSDEKVTASRNFANKLWNAARFVLMNLPEDFQPGMPEESLLDMSDKWVLSELAKVTAEATANLDKYELGLAAEKVENFIWEVYCDWYIEICKSRLNSDDAVQADTARKVLVYVLDKALKLLHPFMPFITEEIYQALPGSGETIMLETWPGNLEMPIWADECADFEKLMDYIKAVRAMRSEMNVHPAKKTTMVIETASPAAFEKGSAYLARFAFATDVTLTEKYEGSTEGMVTVATPHARGFIPMMELIDRDKELARLNKELAKAEKEMGMFQNQLNNPKFVEKAPAKLVEDTRAKLAAAQEKAAKIQDSIKALG, encoded by the coding sequence ATGCCGAAAGAACTCGCCAAACAGTATGCGCCCCAGGGCGCCGAGGATCGCATCTACCAGAACTGGTGCGACAAAGGGTATTTCCATACCCAGATCGACCGCAGCAAAAAGCCGTTCACCATTGTGATGCCGCCGCCGAACGTCACCGGTCAGCTGCACATGGGCCATGCCATGGACGAAACCTGGCAGGACATCCTGACCCGCTATAAGCGGATGCAGGGCTACGCGGCCCTGTGGGTGCCGGGCACCGACCATGCATCCATCGCCACCGAGGCCAAGGTGGTCGCCAAGATGCGGGAAGAGGGCCTGACCAAGGAAATGGTCGGCCGCGACGGTTTCCTGGAACGGGCCTGGGCCTGGAAAAACACCTACGGCAACCGCATCGTCAGCCAGCTGAAAAAGCTGGGCTGTTCCTGCGACTGGCAGCGTGAGCGTTTCACCATGGATGAGGGCTGCTCCGATGCCGTCAAGGAAGTGTTTGTCCGGCTGTACAACAAGGGCCTGATCTATCGGGGCAACCGGATGGTCAACTGGTGCCCTCACTGCAACACTTCCATTTCCGACGCGGAGGTGGAGTACGAAGCCAAAGAGGGCAGCTTCTGGCACCTGCTCTATAAAGTAAAGGAAACCGGCGAGATGCTGGAACTGGCAACCACCCGTCCCGAGACCATGCTGGGTGATACCGCCGTGGCCATCAATGCCGACGACCCGCGCTACGCCCATCTGCACGGCTGCCATGTGATCCTGCCGCTGCTGGACCGGGAAATTCCCATCGTCTGCGATGAGCATGCCGACATGGAAAAGGGCACCGGTGTCGTGAAGATCACCCCCGCCCATGACCCCAACGACTTTGAGGTCGGCAAGCGCCACAACCTGCCGATGATCCGCGTGCTGACCTATGACGGCCACATGACCGGTGCTGCCGACAAGGCTGCCGTAGACGCCGAAAAAGCCGCCGGCCGTGCCGCCGCGGACGAGCCCGATGTGCTGGATTGCGGCAAGTACGCCGGTATGACTGCCATGGAAGCCCGCAAGGCGATCCTGGCCGATCTGGAAGCCTGTGGCGCCCTCAAGGAGACCGAGAGCCTGACCCATGACGTAGGCACCTGCTACCGCTGCCACTCGGTCATCGAGCCGATGGTTTCCAAGCAGTGGTTCGTCAAGATGGAACCCTTGGCCGGTCCCGCCATCGAGGCGGTGGAAAAGGGCGACATCAAGTTTGTGCCCGAACGCTTCACCAAGAACTATATCAACTGGATGAAGGGCGGCCGCGACTGGTGCATCAGCCGTCAGCTGTGGTGGGGTCACCAGATTCCCGCCTGGTACTGCGACGACTGCGGTGAGACGGTAGTGGCCAAGGAAGCGCCTTCCGTCTGTCCCAAGTGCGGCAGCACCCATCTGACCCAGGACCCCGATACGCTGGACACCTGGTTCAGCTCCGCCCTGTGGCCTTTCTCCACCCTGGGCTGGCCCGATGAAAATGCCCCCGATTACAACTACTTCTATCCCACCAATACGCTGGTCACCGGCTACGACATCATCGGTTTCTGGGTTTCCCGCATGATCTTCTCAGGTCTGGCCTACACCGGCAAGGCGCCCTTTGACACGGTACTGATCCACGGTATCGTCCGCGACAGCCAGGGCCGCAAGATGTCCAAGAGTCTGGGCAACGGCATCGATCCGCTGGAAGTCATCGACCAGTACGGTGCCGACGCCTTGCGCATGATGCTGATCGTCGGCTCCACCGCCGGCAATGATATGCGCTACAGCGACGAAAAGGTCACTGCCAGCCGCAACTTTGCCAACAAGCTGTGGAACGCCGCCCGCTTTGTGCTCATGAATCTGCCGGAAGATTTCCAGCCCGGCATGCCGGAGGAATCCCTGCTGGATATGAGCGACAAATGGGTACTCTCCGAGCTGGCAAAAGTCACCGCCGAGGCCACCGCAAACCTGGACAAATACGAGCTGGGTCTGGCCGCCGAAAAGGTGGAGAACTTCATCTGGGAAGTCTACTGCGACTGGTATATCGAGATCTGCAAGTCCCGCCTGAACAGCGACGACGCCGTCCAGGCCGATACCGCCCGCAAGGTGCTGGTCTATGTGCTGGACAAGGCGCTGAAGTTGCTGCATCCTTTCATGCCGTTCATCACCGAGGAAATCTATCAGGCTCTGCCCGGCAGCGGCGAGACCATCATGCTGGAGACCTGGCCCGGCAATCTGGAAATGCCGATCTGGGCGGACGAATGCGCCGACTTTGAGAAGCTGATGGACTACATCAAGGCCGTTCGCGCCATGCGCAGCGAGATGAATGTCCACCCGGCCAAGAAGACGACGATGGTCATTGAGACCGCCTCGCCTGCCGCTTTCGAGAAAGGCAGCGCCTATCTGGCCCGCTTTGCCTTTGCCACCGATGTGACGCTGACCGAAAAGTACGAGGGTTCCACCGAAGGCATGGTTACGGTGGCCACGCCCCATGCCCGCGGCTTCATCCCCATGATGGAACTGATCGACCGGGACAAGGAGCTGGCACGCCTGAACAAGGAGCTGGCCAAGGCCGAGAAGGAAATGGGCATGTTCCAGAATCAGCTGAACAACCCGAAGTTTGTGGAGAAAGCGCCGGCCAAACTGGTGGAGGATACCCGCGCCAAGCTGGCCGCCGCCCAGGAGAAGGCCGCCAAGATCCAGGATTCCATCAAGGCGCTGGGCTGA
- a CDS encoding bifunctional folylpolyglutamate synthase/dihydrofolate synthase, with product MTTQQAMEALHALPRLGSGKPGLERMKNLLAHLGNPEESLQCVHIAGTNGKGSLAAMTAAILTAAGYKTGLTISPYVVDFRERFQIDGEMIPPRTLASLTQKVLGAIEAIRQEGGEEPVQFEAVTALALLWFAREKCDLVVLETGLGGRYDATNAVPHTLVAAITKIGYDHMELLGDTLDKIAAEKAGIIKEGCAVVCYPDQPAEAMGPILTAAAEAHTSIITPELEDIRQLPGKTLENRIDYGGYQASLAFPGAHQANHAAMAVEIALALWREYGYEISDDAILQGLAAARMPARIEVLRRHPLLLLDGCHNPDGTRALAETLQKAKYEENLVGVLGMLADKDYQKMLEILAPCFAKVYTVTPNCPRALSGEDLQKAARFHMDAEAAATVPEALRAAVRYAEDHNLAGVVVCGSLYLAAEARPWLLKEAEK from the coding sequence ATGACGACACAACAAGCAATGGAAGCCCTGCATGCCCTGCCCCGGTTGGGCAGCGGCAAACCCGGGCTGGAGCGGATGAAGAACCTGCTGGCACATCTGGGCAATCCGGAAGAAAGCCTGCAGTGTGTGCATATTGCCGGCACCAACGGCAAGGGCAGTCTGGCGGCCATGACCGCGGCAATCCTGACGGCCGCTGGTTATAAAACCGGCCTTACCATCAGCCCCTATGTGGTGGATTTCAGAGAGCGGTTTCAGATCGACGGAGAGATGATTCCTCCCCGTACCCTGGCCTCGCTGACTCAGAAAGTGCTGGGTGCCATAGAAGCAATCCGGCAGGAGGGCGGGGAAGAACCTGTCCAGTTTGAAGCAGTCACGGCGCTGGCTCTTTTGTGGTTTGCCCGGGAGAAGTGCGACCTGGTGGTTCTGGAAACTGGTCTGGGCGGCCGGTACGATGCTACCAATGCGGTGCCCCATACGCTGGTGGCGGCCATCACCAAGATCGGCTACGATCATATGGAACTGCTGGGGGACACGCTGGACAAAATTGCGGCAGAAAAAGCTGGTATTATCAAGGAAGGCTGCGCGGTAGTTTGTTATCCCGACCAGCCGGCCGAGGCGATGGGCCCCATCCTGACTGCCGCCGCGGAGGCACATACCAGCATCATTACACCGGAGCTGGAGGATATCCGTCAGCTGCCCGGCAAGACGCTGGAAAACCGCATTGATTACGGAGGGTATCAGGCTTCACTGGCCTTCCCCGGTGCGCACCAGGCCAACCATGCGGCTATGGCGGTAGAGATCGCGCTGGCGCTCTGGCGGGAGTACGGCTACGAAATTTCTGATGATGCCATTCTGCAGGGGCTGGCGGCTGCCCGCATGCCGGCCCGCATCGAGGTACTGCGCCGTCATCCGCTGCTGCTTCTGGATGGCTGCCATAATCCGGACGGAACCCGTGCTCTGGCTGAAACCCTGCAGAAAGCGAAGTACGAGGAAAACCTGGTGGGGGTGTTGGGTATGCTGGCGGACAAGGACTACCAGAAGATGCTGGAAATCCTGGCGCCTTGCTTTGCCAAAGTGTATACCGTCACCCCGAACTGCCCGCGGGCACTCAGCGGGGAGGATCTGCAGAAGGCTGCACGATTCCACATGGATGCTGAAGCGGCCGCTACCGTACCTGAGGCATTGCGCGCGGCGGTGCGCTATGCGGAGGATCATAACCTGGCGGGGGTGGTCGTCTGCGGATCGCTGTATCTGGCGGCGGAAGCGCGTCCCTGGCTGCTCAAAGAAGCGGAAAAATAA
- a CDS encoding RICIN domain-containing protein, translating to MALKKKVAQTVLTDGKFYTISAANGKVVEVADYNIDNGAKIQLWDNVNAEWQQWNFVAAGDGVYRIQNRFTGKMLDLDCGGVSDGTRVHQWEGAPASSQLWVVEPSNDGRVKIKSNLAGKLLDVVGMNTDNGAALQIWRDENGTTQYWTISEVTRKPKASAKASAAKAKAELTAAAENVADAAADAAEEVVKAVKKASTKPAAKKAAKAVNDTVKAVTDTVKPAADEAVKAATPVVKEAVKAAKPVVEEAVKAASEAVKSAAKKPAAAKKPAAKKPVSKKTGK from the coding sequence ATGGCACTTAAAAAGAAAGTGGCCCAGACCGTACTTACCGACGGTAAGTTTTATACCATCAGCGCTGCCAACGGCAAGGTCGTGGAGGTTGCTGATTATAACATCGACAACGGCGCCAAGATCCAGCTGTGGGACAATGTGAACGCCGAATGGCAGCAGTGGAACTTCGTCGCCGCCGGCGACGGCGTCTACCGCATCCAGAACCGTTTTACCGGCAAGATGCTGGATCTGGACTGCGGTGGAGTCAGCGACGGTACCCGCGTCCATCAGTGGGAGGGCGCTCCGGCGTCCAGCCAGCTGTGGGTTGTGGAGCCTTCCAATGACGGCCGGGTCAAGATCAAGTCCAACCTGGCAGGCAAGCTGCTGGATGTGGTGGGCATGAACACTGACAACGGCGCTGCGCTGCAGATCTGGCGCGATGAGAACGGTACCACCCAGTACTGGACCATCAGCGAAGTGACTCGCAAGCCGAAGGCCAGCGCCAAAGCCAGTGCGGCCAAGGCCAAGGCAGAGCTGACTGCCGCCGCAGAGAATGTGGCCGATGCTGCTGCGGATGCCGCCGAGGAAGTGGTCAAGGCTGTCAAGAAGGCCAGCACCAAACCCGCTGCCAAGAAGGCCGCCAAGGCCGTCAACGATACCGTCAAAGCAGTGACCGATACGGTGAAGCCGGCCGCCGATGAGGCAGTCAAAGCCGCAACCCCCGTTGTCAAGGAAGCTGTCAAGGCCGCCAAACCTGTGGTGGAGGAGGCCGTCAAGGCTGCCAGCGAGGCTGTGAAGTCTGCCGCCAAGAAGCCGGCTGCTGCGAAGAAGCCCGCGGCCAAGAAGCCTGTCTCCAAGAAGACCGGCAAATAA
- a CDS encoding cupin domain-containing protein, with protein sequence MKITDKGQFEAQNVFGAGAPNDVYAQYFIGHSFLNPLTDPQCGVFLANVTFEPGCRNNWHIHHATKGGGQILVCTAGEGWYQEEGKPAVSLVPGTVITIPPEVKHWHGAKADSWFSHIAIEVPGDGCSNEWCEPVTDEQYAGL encoded by the coding sequence ATGAAAATAACAGACAAAGGTCAATTTGAAGCACAAAATGTATTCGGTGCTGGTGCCCCCAATGACGTCTACGCGCAATATTTTATTGGTCATTCTTTCCTGAATCCGTTGACAGATCCACAGTGTGGCGTATTTCTGGCCAATGTGACATTTGAACCTGGATGCCGCAACAACTGGCATATTCATCATGCGACCAAAGGTGGCGGTCAGATTCTGGTCTGCACGGCAGGCGAAGGATGGTATCAGGAAGAGGGAAAGCCGGCAGTCAGTCTGGTCCCGGGAACGGTCATTACGATTCCGCCGGAGGTCAAACATTGGCATGGAGCCAAGGCGGACAGTTGGTTCAGCCATATTGCCATTGAGGTGCCTGGGGATGGCTGCAGCAATGAATGGTGCGAACCCGTCACGGATGAGCAGTATGCCGGCCTGTGA
- a CDS encoding manganese efflux pump MntP, whose protein sequence is MTLFDLILIAISLSMDAFAVSICKGLSVRRVNFRHALTCGLWFGGFQALMPALGYFLGDRFSSLLTRFGPWIAFLLLTIIGTNMFKESFGQEESLDDDYSAKAMLPLAIATSIDAFAVGVSFAAMQVQILPAVALIGCTTCLLSALGVKVGALFGDKYRAPAERVGGIVLILIGLKTLFSGLGIL, encoded by the coding sequence ATGACACTGTTCGACCTGATCCTGATTGCCATCAGCCTTTCGATGGACGCCTTTGCCGTCTCCATCTGCAAAGGGCTGTCAGTCCGCAGGGTAAATTTCCGCCATGCCCTGACCTGCGGACTGTGGTTCGGCGGTTTCCAGGCCCTGATGCCCGCACTGGGGTATTTTCTCGGCGACCGCTTTTCCTCGCTGCTGACCCGCTTCGGTCCCTGGATTGCCTTCCTGCTGCTGACCATCATCGGCACCAATATGTTCAAGGAAAGTTTCGGCCAGGAGGAGTCCCTGGATGATGACTATTCGGCCAAAGCCATGCTGCCCTTGGCCATCGCCACCAGCATTGATGCCTTCGCGGTGGGCGTGAGCTTTGCTGCCATGCAGGTACAGATTCTTCCCGCTGTAGCGCTCATCGGCTGCACCACCTGCCTTCTTTCTGCTCTGGGCGTTAAAGTAGGCGCCCTCTTTGGTGACAAATACCGTGCTCCCGCCGAACGCGTCGGCGGCATTGTGCTGATCTTAATCGGCTTGAAAACGCTGTTCAGTGGCTTGGGCATTTTGTAA
- a CDS encoding VanZ family protein, whose protein sequence is METQKNNPWLIAFRVIFTIALLACIAYIFRNSLQTGAQSSARSQAVMQAVNETLGKVHLGPVSEHVIRKTAHFLEFSLEGFLLMLCLRVYTAHFVRHMSWPLLIGMSTALMDETIQLFIPNRTSMVTDVWIDMMGIVAGLLVALIILLIVRAVMAFARIERENRALREEREQLRRAQQEQEHERLAQRAAHRAHEAQLGHGEINSEAPWENEEEHSE, encoded by the coding sequence ATGGAAACACAAAAAAACAATCCGTGGCTGATCGCTTTTCGTGTGATCTTTACGATCGCGCTGCTGGCCTGCATTGCATATATTTTCCGTAACTCGCTGCAGACCGGAGCCCAGTCTTCTGCGCGCAGCCAGGCCGTGATGCAAGCTGTCAATGAGACACTGGGAAAGGTGCATCTGGGCCCGGTTTCGGAACATGTGATCCGAAAAACGGCACATTTTCTGGAGTTTTCGCTGGAAGGCTTTTTGCTGATGCTTTGCCTGCGCGTCTATACGGCCCATTTTGTACGGCATATGAGTTGGCCGTTACTGATTGGAATGAGTACCGCTTTGATGGATGAGACCATTCAGCTGTTTATTCCCAACCGGACCTCTATGGTTACCGACGTTTGGATCGACATGATGGGCATTGTGGCTGGCCTGCTGGTAGCGCTGATTATTTTGCTGATTGTGCGCGCCGTGATGGCGTTCGCCCGTATTGAACGGGAAAACCGGGCTCTGCGGGAAGAGCGGGAGCAGTTGCGCCGTGCTCAGCAGGAACAGGAACATGAGCGTCTGGCCCAGCGTGCAGCCCACCGCGCGCACGAAGCGCAGCTCGGACATGGCGAGATAAATTCTGAAGCACCGTGGGAAAATGAGGAGGAACATTCGGAATGA